The following coding sequences are from one Desulfosporosinus orientis DSM 765 window:
- a CDS encoding response regulator, producing the protein MEDKNAVLIVDDDPALLKMAGEILRGNYAVSCVKSGYEAVALLQTDYRPDIILLDIDMPGLSGFDTLTALREIEDAQDIPIVFLTGVTKTEAELKGLSCGAVDYITKPFIKEILLARLKVHLENGKRLRQLSMVEKNRQEIRIDEEKFGQTSAGLSDTEKKILRLIVLGYTNQEIGEALHYSYNYVKKVVGTIYEKKYVSKRSELKKLFL; encoded by the coding sequence TTGGAAGATAAAAACGCGGTTTTGATTGTTGACGACGATCCGGCGCTTCTTAAAATGGCGGGAGAAATCCTGAGGGGCAATTATGCGGTAAGCTGTGTGAAATCAGGGTATGAAGCGGTTGCCCTGCTGCAGACGGACTATAGGCCTGACATCATCCTGCTGGACATCGATATGCCCGGTCTGAGCGGCTTTGACACGCTGACCGCGTTGCGGGAAATAGAGGATGCGCAGGATATTCCCATTGTGTTTCTCACGGGAGTGACCAAAACAGAAGCGGAACTGAAGGGGCTGTCCTGCGGCGCGGTGGACTACATTACCAAGCCGTTTATCAAGGAAATCCTGTTGGCGCGGCTGAAGGTGCATCTGGAAAACGGCAAGCGGCTCCGTCAGCTTAGTATGGTGGAGAAAAACAGGCAGGAAATTCGGATCGACGAGGAAAAATTTGGACAGACATCAGCCGGTTTAAGTGATACAGAGAAGAAAATATTGCGGCTGATTGTGCTGGGCTACACCAATCAGGAAATAGGCGAGGCGCTCCACTATTCTTATAACTATGTAAAAAAAGTCGTCGGTACGATCTATGAGAAAAAGTACGTCAGCAAAAGAAGTGAATTGAAAAAACTATTTTTATAA